The genomic interval GCTCGTGCTGCTCAGCCTCCTGGAGGCGGCCATCGCGCCGCTGCTCGCCAAGGGAGCGAACCCGCTGCTCGTCGCGCGGCTCGTGGCCCTCAACGTGCCCGAGGCGGTCGCCACCGCGCTGCCCATCGCCCTGATGTTCGCCACCCTGCTCGCCCTCTCGCGCCTCGCCGCCGACTCGGAGATCAAGGCCGCGCTCGCGGGGGGCGTCCCGGCCTCGCGGCTCTTCCGTCCTGTGCTGCTCCTCGCCGCGGGGGTGACGGTGCTCTCCTTCGCCCTGAGCGAGGTCTTCGTCACCCGCGCCAAGGTGCGCGTGCAGGCCGTGCAGCGCGAGATCGTGCTCGACAATCCCCGGGTGATCGGGTTGGGGGAGACGGGGCCGAGCGGAAGCGGCCTGGTGCTGCGCGACGCCCTGGGCCGGGCGATCAGCGTGGGGCGGGCGCTCCCGGGCGGTGAGCTGCGCGATCTGCGGATCGTGACCATGCAATCGGGCCTTCCCCCCCGCGAGGTGATCACGGCGCGGCGCGGGCGGCTTCTGCCCGGCAGCAACGTCTTGGAGCTGGAGGACGGGCGGCGGGAGACCTTTCAGGACGCGCGGCCCGTCACGGTGCTGACCTTCGCGCGGGGCACCCTGCCCGTGCAGGACGTGCAGGCGAGCTTCGAGGGCGGGAGCGCGGCGCTCGACCCCATCTACCTGCCGATCTCGCAACTGATCGAGCGGACAAGCACCTACCGGGAACAGAGCGTGCGCGCCCCCAAGGACTTCACCGCCCTGCACCGCCGCTTCGCCGAACCGCTCGCCGCGCTGGCGCTGGCCTTCTTCGCCGTGAGCCTCGCCGTGTACACCTTCCGCAGCGGGCTCAATATGGGGCTGGTGTGGGCGCTGCTCCTGAGCTTCGCCTATTACGCCACCTGGAGCGTCTTCCGGGTGATGGGGGAGAACGGGGCCCTGCCGCCGTCCGTGGCCGCCTACGCGCCCGACCTGATCGCGGTGCTGGCGGGGTTGGTGCTGCTGTGGCGGGCGGGGCGGCGGTGAGGAACAGTCAGATAGAGATGCCCAGGACGCGCATCCGTTCCAGGAGGTCGTCGTAGGCGGCCCGCGCTTCCGGAAGCTTCCGCACCAGCCACCGCTCGTCCCTGCACTCGTAGCGAGCCGCTTGGCTGAGCCTTTTCAGGATCACGAAGGCGCTGGCGACCTCGACAAGCGGCGTGGGGACTTCGCGTTGAAGGGTGCGCGGGATACTCTCGTAGTTGAAGTCGGTGTTCTGGTAGCCGGGTCGAACGTCGCTGATGTGTGCCCGGATCACGTGCAGGACGGTGTACGTCATCAGGGTGATTCGCCAGTCGAGCGCATCCTCGGGGAGCCCGTCGAGGATGCGCCTGTTGTGCTGAGCCTGCGCTTCGTGCCTAGCTTTACTGGGCATCTGTCGTCTGGAAGATGAGGTCGTCCACCCATCCCCCGGCGGTGTGGGCGGCGACCATCAATGCTACACCCAGATCACGCTTGGGGAGATACTCGTCGTCCTTGCTCGGATCAATCCGGCACGTCAGAACCAGGCCGCCACCCGGCCCAACCGAGATCGTGAGGTGACGCAGCCCCAGCTCCCGGAGAGCGGGCGCCGCCGCCTTCACCGCGAGGACAGCCGGGAGGGCCTCGCTCTCCAGGACCAGCGCCCGCTGAATGGCCCCCACCGGACTCACCAGATCGAGGGTCACGAACTCGTCTTCCGTTCCCGCCGTCGTCTGCCTCGCTGCCGTCACCCTGCCTCCCATCGCCGCCGATTTCGCCGATCCTGTTCTGAGAGTCTACCCCCGCTCAGGCGGCCTTCCATGCCCGTGTCATGACCCTCCCCCTTCCCCCTCGTCCAGCCCCACGCCGAAGCCCTGGTCGAGCAGGGCCTCGCTGTAGGTGCGGAAGGCGAGCATCGTCTGGGTGCGGGTGATGCCGTCCACCTTTCGGAGGTGCCCCGTCACCACGTCATCGAGGTCCTCGTAGCGGGCGAGGCGCAAGATCGCCACGATGTCCCACTCGCCCGTCACCGAGTACACCTCGCGCACGCTGGGCACGCTCGCCAGCGCCTCGGCGGTTTCCTGAATACGCTGACGCTCGGCCTGGACCATCACGATTGCGGTGACCATGCCCGCATTGTGGACCATCCGGGAGAGGGTCAGCGTGCCCACTTTTCTCCGCCCAGCGCGCCTCCCGACCGGTCGTTCGGGGACGTTCTGCCGCCCGGCGCGGACGTATTCTGGGCGCATGACTGCCCCCGCCCCCACGCCCGCGCAGGTGACGCCGCGCGAGCAATTGCTCAACCGCATCCAGCGCGATATTCCCATCGTGCGGCGCCCCTACCGCGTCATTGCCGAGGAGGTCGGGCTGACGGAGGCCGAGGCGCTCGATATTCTGCGCGAGGTGAAGGCGGAGGGCGTGCTGCGGCAGGTGAGCGCCATCTTCGACACCCGCACGCTGGGGTACAAGTCGAGCCTGGTGGCCGCCGTGCACGACGAGGATCAGCTCGACGCGGGAGCCGAGATCGTCAACGGGCACCCCGGCGTCAGCCACAACTACAAGCGCAACCACAGCTTCAACCTCTGGTACACCATCGCCGTGCCGCCCGAGAGCGACTTGGAGGCGCACGTCCAGAAGCTGCACGAGCTGAGCGGCGCCCGGGTGACCCGGCTGATGCCTACCCTGCACCTCTTCAAGATCGGGGTCGAGTTCGACATGAGCGGCAAGGAGGACTGGAACGCCAAGGCCGCCCCGCAGTACACGAACGCGGACCGCAACATCGGCTATCAGGTGACCGACCTCGACCGCGCCTTCGTGCTGGAGTTCCAGAAGGACCTGCCAGTGACCGAGGAGCCCTACGCGGA from Deinococcus planocerae carries:
- a CDS encoding LptF/LptG family permease, whose translation is MKRFERYVLAEILPTLVGALAAVIVLVLLSLLEAAIAPLLAKGANPLLVARLVALNVPEAVATALPIALMFATLLALSRLAADSEIKAALAGGVPASRLFRPVLLLAAGVTVLSFALSEVFVTRAKVRVQAVQREIVLDNPRVIGLGETGPSGSGLVLRDALGRAISVGRALPGGELRDLRIVTMQSGLPPREVITARRGRLLPGSNVLELEDGRRETFQDARPVTVLTFARGTLPVQDVQASFEGGSAALDPIYLPISQLIERTSTYREQSVRAPKDFTALHRRFAEPLAALALAFFAVSLAVYTFRSGLNMGLVWALLLSFAYYATWSVFRVMGENGALPPSVAAYAPDLIAVLAGLVLLWRAGRR
- a CDS encoding Lrp/AsnC family transcriptional regulator, translating into MVTAIVMVQAERQRIQETAEALASVPSVREVYSVTGEWDIVAILRLARYEDLDDVVTGHLRKVDGITRTQTMLAFRTYSEALLDQGFGVGLDEGEGGGS
- a CDS encoding Lrp/AsnC family transcriptional regulator codes for the protein MTAPAPTPAQVTPREQLLNRIQRDIPIVRRPYRVIAEEVGLTEAEALDILREVKAEGVLRQVSAIFDTRTLGYKSSLVAAVHDEDQLDAGAEIVNGHPGVSHNYKRNHSFNLWYTIAVPPESDLEAHVQKLHELSGARVTRLMPTLHLFKIGVEFDMSGKEDWNAKAAPQYTNADRNIGYQVTDLDRAFVLEFQKDLPVTEEPYADACAALGLSIDEVAAHAQKMKEAGALRRVSAVFRHQKAGFTFNAMGVWAVPHEEVAETGRRMAEFKAVSHCYLRPTYPEWPYTIFTMVHGRSKEEAFGKIAAIEREVAPGLDHAILYSTKEYKKIRLEFYKPEFYQWAKDNLGTEA